In one Culex quinquefasciatus strain JHB chromosome 2, VPISU_Cqui_1.0_pri_paternal, whole genome shotgun sequence genomic region, the following are encoded:
- the LOC6050783 gene encoding matrix metalloproteinase-19, with protein MNPYNKLLIWTLALHLFGPSFVCGAPARSAAKAFSRRTSPRRLAVTADPTDVLIIPLVSDQDAEIFLVGLGYNEDDAKSESVVDARLSDSDVRSLTELIRKFQEDNGLEVNGILDDETKLAIGSPHCGFRKEAAKLSGGNVMKWNKHSLTYRIHNFPQGKRSAIIRATLTRAFMEWSKVTPLDFTEVNDTDADIEVSFGGRTHQQRGDFCVFPDPKTLAHAFFPEEGDIHFNTKYFFEDDDIKLEDFMDTALHEIGHALGLEHINSKASLMHPTESNQFTEPQPIDVERIQEIYGSRREGRMVRKIGPKLCTLSNIDAGIDDADGNRYLFVGEYYYDLGENRPKGRLISSKWPGLPGNIDAAVRYIDEKSYFFKGDKVWRFKGTRLESGYPRLISKAFPGIPSNIDAVLVDGEGDLYAFKGGKYWIYDVSQKKAERVSKGSVESLNLPDKLDAALDTESSMMVFKGQDVYVFQDDGTWEEEPNVWLGC; from the exons ATGAATCCTTATAACAAGCTTCTAATTTGGACTTTGGCTCTTCATCTATTTGGTCCGAGTTTTGTTTGCGGAGCCCCAGCAAGATCCGCTGCCAAGGCATTCTCCCGAAGAACGAGTCCCCGTCGACTCGCGGTAACGGCGGATCCTACCGACGTGTTGATCATTCCCCTGGTATCGGATCAAGATGCGGAG ATTTTCCTCGTCGGGCTCGGGTACAACGAAGATGACGCCAAGAGTGAATCCGTAGTGGACGCCAGGTTGTCCGACTCGGATGTGCGGTCGCTGACCGAACTGATCCGGAAATTCCAAGAGGATAACGGGCTGGAGGTGAACGGAATCTTGGATGACGAAACGAAGCTGGCGATCGGATCGCCACACTGCGGCTTTCGGAAGGAAGCGGCCAAGCTGTCCGGCGGAAATGTGATGAAGTGGAACAAGCACTCGCTTACCTACCGGATTCACAATTTTCCCCAGGGTAAGCGATCCGCGATCATACGAGCTACGCTGACACGGGCGTTCATGGAGTGGAGCAAGGTGACGCCGCTGGACTTTACCGAAGTGAACGATACGGATGCGGACATTGAGGTTTCATTTGGAGGTCGAACGCATCAGCAGCGGGGCGACTTTTGTGTCTTTCCGGATCCGAAAACACTCGCCCATGCGTTCTTTCCGGAGGAAGGGGATATTCACTTCAACACGAAGTACTTCTTCGAAGATGACGACATCAAGCTGGAGGACTTTATGGATACGGCGTTGCACGAGATTGGTCACGCTCTCGGGCTGGAGCACATTAACTCGAAGGCCTCGCTGATGCATCCGACGGAGAGTAACCAGTTTACGGAACCGCAACCGATCGACGTGGAGCGTATTCAGGAGATTTACGGTTCCAGGAGGGAGGGTCGGATGGTGCGTAAAATTGGTCCCAAGCTGTGCACTTTGAGCAATATCGACGCTGGGATTGACGATGCCGACGGGAATCGGTATCTGTTTGTTGGGGAATACTACTACGATCTTGGTGAAAACAGACCCAAGGGTAGGCTGATCTCGTCCAAGTGGCCTGGGCTGCCGGGGAACATTGACGCAGCGGTTCGGTACATTGACGAGAAGAGTTACTTCTTCAAGGGTGATAAGGTGTGGCGCTTCAAGGGCACCCGGCTGGAGTCCGGATATCCACGGTTGATCAGTAAGgcattcccgggaattcccagcaACATCGATGCCGTCCTGGTGGATGGAGAGGGGGACCTGTATGCGTTCAAAGGTGGCAAGTACTGGATCTACGATGTTTCGCAGAAGAAGGCAGAACGCGTGTCGAAGggttcggtggagtcgctgaatCTGCCGGACAAGTTGGACGCAGCGCTGGATACCGAAAGCTCGATGATGGTGTTCAAAGGACAGGACGTTTACGTTTTTCAGGACGACGGAACCTGGGAGGAGGAACCCAATGTGTGGTTGGGGTGCTGA
- the LOC6050791 gene encoding matrix metalloproteinase-19: protein MIALLAVLTVLQISTIQLTLGVPVYIDPDTVIRPEYLQRNSVEKNDALPLDPRPAPEVTDQEAAAFLVELGFLNQTADDVVTRLDQVGGDPRKIALVRFQKKFQLPESGQLDDDTRRLIAAPKCGVSELNADSEKWTKPVITYKINSFPASLEPAEARKLIGQAFGEWSKHANLDIVEVSQGDADIFVSDEAPDHRDRMGFSCRFLKSTTVAHAFFPEIGDVHYNSAKSYTPDEFLSASMHEIGHSLGLDHVMSQSSIMFPLHIRYHLEIPVEDQRALQALYGVRPTIKQSPRTTTVLPVESTPRLCSLDKIDTIVNDASGEPFVLAGNYYYDLSQQNPAGRRISTKWPRLPANIDAAFTYRGGRHTFFFKGSRVWVYADDQLEAGYPRAIAGELPGLPNNLDATYVTKAGSIVAIRRNQYWFYNPAKRPQVSGHFPRLVYDFRNMPVNMDAALHHTDRQFYFFKGREFYRLSLTNFTVGEPSPLESKWFKC from the coding sequence ATGATCGCATTGCTAGCGGTTCTCACAGTGcttcaaatttcaacaatccaaCTAACGCTCGGCGTTCCAGTTTACATCGACCCGGACACCGTGATCAGGCCGGAATACTTGCAACGCAATAGCGTAGAAAAAAACGATGCCCTTCCGCTGGACCCCAGACCAGCGCCGGAAGTTACGGACCAGGAAGCGGCGGCATTCCTTGTAGAGTTGGGCTTCCTGAACCAGACTGCTGATGATGTTGTGACGCGGTTAGATCAAGTCGGGGGTGATCCGAGGAAGATTGCGTTGGTGAGGTTTCAGAAAAAGTTCCAGCTGCCAGAATCTGGGCAATTGGACGACGATACGAGACGGCTGATTGCTGCTCCAAAGTGCGGAGTTTCCGAGCTGAACGCGGACTCGGAGAAGTGGACCAAGCCGGTGATTACGTACAAGATCAACAGTTTCCCGGCGAGCTTGGAGCCTGCGGAAGCAAGAAAGCTTATCGGACAAGCGTTTGGTGAGTGGAGCAAGCACGCAAATTTGGACATCGTTGAGGTCAGCCAAGGTGACGCCGACATCTTTGTGAGTGACGAGGCACCAGACCATCGGGATCGGATGGGATTTTCGTGTCGGTTTCTGAAGAGTACTACTGTGGCGCATGCGTTCTTTCCGGAGATTGGTGATGTCCATTACAATAGTGCGAAGAGTTATACCCCGGACGAGTTTCTGAGTGCCTCGATGCACGAGATTGGTCACTCGCTAGGGTTGGACCATGTCATGTCGCAGTCCTCGATCATGTTTCCTCTTCACATTCGATACCACTTGGAGATCCCCGTTGAAGATCAACGAGCCCTTCAAGCGCTGTATGGAGTGCGACCAACCATCAAGCAATCTCCCAGAACTACAACTGTATTACCAGTGGAATCTACTCCACGACTCTGCTCGCTGGACAAGATCGACACGATCGTGAACGACGCTTCCGGAGAACCCTTCGTCCTGGCGGGTAACTATTACTACGATCTGAGTCAACAGAATCCCGCCGGTCGTCGAATTTCCACCAAATGGCCACGACTTCCAGCGAATATCGATGCAGCGTTCACGTACCGCGGTGGCCGCCATACCTTCTTCTTCAAGGGAAGTCGCGTTTGGGTCTATGCGGACGATCAACTGGAAGCGGGATATCCGCGCGCGATCGCCGGTGAACTTCCGGGTTTGCCCAACAACCTGGACGCGACGTACGTGACCAAAGCCGGTAGTATCGTGGCGATCCGGCGGAATCAGTACTGGTTCTACAACCCAGCCAAACGACCCCAGGTGAGCGGCCACTTTCCGCGGTTGGTGTATGACTTTCGGAACATGCCGGTTAATATGGACGCGGCGTTGCATCACACGGACAGGCAGTTTTATTTCTTCAAGGGGCGCGAGTTTTATCGGCTTAGTTTGACGAACTTTACGGTTGGGGAGCCCAGTCCGTTGGAGAGCAAGTGGTTCAAGTGTTGA